Proteins found in one Oryza glaberrima chromosome 4, OglaRS2, whole genome shotgun sequence genomic segment:
- the LOC127770828 gene encoding receptor protein kinase TMK1-like: MPSSQQFSSGSPTRPYRPAGLAHLHALHAALANLLLLPKKRVAQTTSSSTASSLLDGFFVFADMLGAFQEALLNLRKHAPNVTELNLANRVLAGTLQPTLSSLTSLTALQLQGNALAGAVPSLAGMASLTRLALDGNAFTSLPPDFLLGLTSLQYLSIDNLPLQPWPAPDAIANCSSLETFSASNALR, encoded by the exons ATGCCATCATCACAACAGTTCTCTTCTGGCTCTCCAACACGGCCGTACCGCCCCGCAGGCCTCGCCCACCTCCACGCGCTCCACGCCGCGCTTGCcaacctgctcctcctcccgaAGAAGCGTGTCGCCCAAACCACTAGCTcatccaccgcctcctcccttcTCGACGGCTTCTTCGTCTTCGCCGACATGCTTGGCGCCTTCCAGGAGGCCCTCCTCAACCTCAGGAAGCACGCCCCCAAC GTGACGGAGCTCAACCTCGCCAACAGGGTGCTCGCCGGCACGCTCCAGCCCACGCTTTCCTCCCTCACCTCGCTCACCGCGCTGCAGCTCCAGGGAaacgcgctcgccggcgccgtccctTCCCTCGCCGGGATGGCCTCCCTCACCCGCCTCGCCCTTGACGGCAACGCCTTCACCTCCCTACCACCCGACTTCCTCCTTGGCCTCACCTCACTGCAGTATCTCAGCATAGACAACCTCCCCCTCCAGCCATGGCCCGCCCCCGACGCAATCGCCAACTGCTCCTCCCTCGAAACCTTTTCTGCCTCCAACGCGCTTCG ctga
- the LOC127771673 gene encoding desiccation-related protein PCC13-62-like codes for MAAPVTFAVVAAVALVALCGGGGARAQDMDNEWARNRGFYGGTGGGVGGGLLPQSDVDLLEFPLNLEYLEAEFFCWSALGYGLDGIDASLTGGGPAPVGAQTAALTPFVRDIATQFCYQEVGHLRAIKQNVKGFPRPLLDISAANFGKIVETAMNTTLDPPFNPYENSLNFLLASYIIPYVGLTGYVGANPRLLTPQARKLVAGLLGVESAQDAVIRALLYEHGLSRVASYGVGVAELTAHISELRNVLGRKGVKDEGLVVAPGQGPEGQTVGNIIAGDRFSLAYDRTPEEILGVVYGSGDPAKAGGFFPQGADGRIARAFIA; via the exons ATGGCTGCACCGGTCACCTTCGCCGtggtcgcggcggtggcgctcgtcgcgctgtgcggcggcggcggcgcgcgggcgcagGACATGGACAACGAGTGGGCGCGGAACAGGGGGTTCtacggcggcaccggcggcggcgtgggcggcggtcTGCTGCCGCAGTCGGACGTGGACCTGCTGGAGTTCCCGCTGAACCTGGAGTACCTGGAGGCGGAGTTCTTCTGCTGGTCGGCGCTGGGCTACGGCCTCGACGGCATCGACGCCagcctcaccggcggcggccctGCCCCCGTCGGTGCCCAGACCGCCGCCCTCACCCCCTTCGTCCGCGACATCGCCACCCAATTCTGCTACCAAGAAGTCGGCCACCTCAG GGCGATCAAGCAGAACGTGAAGGGGTTCCCGCGGCCGCTGCTGGACATCAGCGCGGCGAACTTCGGCAAGATCGTGGAGACGGCGATGAACACGACGCTGGACCCGCCCTTCAACCCCTACGAGAACAGCCTCAatttcctcctcgcctcctACATCATCCCCTACGTCGGCCTCACCGGCTACGTCGGCGCCAACCCCAGGCTCCTCACCCCTCAGGCCAGGAAG CTGGTGGCGGGGCTGTTGGGCGTGGAGTCGGCGCAGGACGCGGTGATCAGGGCGCTGCTGTACGAGCACGGGCTGTCGCGGGTGGCGAGCTACGGCGTCGGGGTGGCGGAGCTCACGGCGCACATCTCCGAGCTGCGGAACGTGCTGGGGAGGAAGGGGGTCAAGGACGAGGggctggtggtggcgccggGGCAGGGGCCGGAGGGGCAGACCGTGGGCAACATCATCGCCGGCGACCGCTTCTCGCTCGCCTACGACCGCACGCCCGAGGAGATCCTCGGCGTCGTGTACGGCTCCGGCGACCCCGCCAAGGCCGGCGGGTTCTTCCCCCAGGGCGCCGACGGCCGCATCGCCAGAGCCTTCATCGCCTAG
- the LOC127771700 gene encoding acetyl-coenzyme A synthetase, chloroplastic/glyoxysomal-like: MAQLHIYASCGCARARAAIPLPAQAQASAAALPWVMSVTSPPLLRRGGWAMGASDHAAVAAAASGNGKPRARRPSAAAAAVLGEPVAASDDHGLVHPSADFASQALVSSTQQYQEMYRRSIDDPAGFWSEIAETFYWKHKWNPDEVCTENLDVTKGPIKIEWFKGGKTNICYNAVDRNVEAGDGEKIAMYWEGNEPGQDAKLTYSELLNKVCQLANYLKSVGVGKGDAVVIYLPMLMELPIAMLACARIGAVHSVVFAGFSADALAQRIIDCKPKVVITCNAVKRGKKLIALKDIVDVSLADSAKNGVDVGISLTYENQSAMKREDTKWTSGRDVWWQDVVPNFPTKCDVEWVDAEDPLFLLYTSGSTGKPKGVLHTTGGYMVYSATTFKHAFDYKPSDIYWCTADCGWITGHSYVTYGPLLNGATVLVYEGAPNYPDPGRCWDVVDKYGVTIFYTAPTLIRALMRDGTEYVTRYSRKSLRVLGSVGEPINPTAWRWFYDIIGDARCPISDTWWQTETGGFMITPLPGAWPLKPGSATFPFFGVQPVIVDEKGKEMEGECSGYLCIKKSWPGAFRTLYGDKDRYETTYFKPFAGYYFSGDGCSRDKDGYHFLTGRVDDVINVSGHRIGTAEVESALVSHPKCAEAAVVGIDHEVKGQGIYAFVTLVDGVPYSDELRKSLVMTVRSQIGAFAAPDKIHWAPGLPKTRSGKIMRRILRKIASRQLDELGDTSTLAEPGVVDQLIALADS; this comes from the exons ATGGCCCAGCTGCATATATACGCCAGCTGCGGCTGCGCACGCGCCCGCGCTGCGATCCCGCTTCCCGCGCAGGCTCAGGCATCCGCTGCGGCTCTACCTTGGGTGATGTCCGTgacttcgccgccgctgctccggcgaggaggGTGGGCGATGGGCGCGAGCGATcacgccgcggtggcggcggcggcgagcggtaaCGGCAAGCCGCGGGCGAGGaggccctccgccgccgcggcggccgtgctgGGCGAGCCGGTGGCGGCGTCCGACGACCACGGCCTCGTCCACCCCAGCGCGGACTTCGCCTCCCAGGCCCTCGTCTCCTCCACGCAGCAG TACCAAGAAATGTACCGACGTTCGATCGACGATCCGGCCGGGTTCTGGTCGGAGATCGCGGAGACGTTCTACTGGAAGCACAAGTGGAACCCTGACGAGGTCTGCACCGAGAATCTGGATGTCACCAAGGGGCCGATCAAGATCGAA TGGTTCAAAGGGGGCAAGACCAACATATGCTACAATGCGGTGGACCGCAACGTGgaggctggcgacggcgagaaGATAGCGATGTACTGGGAAGGGAACGAGCCCGGCCAGGACGCGAAGCTCACCTACTCCGAGCTCCTGAACAAGGTTTGCCAG CTGGCAAATTACCTGAAGAGCGTCGGCGTCGGGAAGGGTGATGCCGTGGTGATCTACCTGCCGATGCTGATGGAGCTGCCCATTGCGATGCTCGCGTGTGCTCGGATTGGCGCTGTTCATTCG GTTGTGTTTGCTGGCTTCTCTGCTGACGCACTAGCACAAAGAATCATTGACTGCAAGCCTAAGGTTGTGATTACGTGCAACGCGGTGAAAAGGGGAAAGAAACTCATAGCTCTCAAAGATATAGTAGATGTGTCGCTGGCTGACAGTGCGAAGAATGGAGTCGATGTAG GCATTTCTTTGACATACGAAAATCAGTCGGCAATGAAGAGAGAAGACACAAAATGGACGTCAGGCAGAGACGTTTGGTGGCAG GATGTTGTGCCCAATTTTCCAACAAAATGTGATGTGGAATGGGTAGATGCAGAGGATCCATTGTTTCTTCTATATACAAGTGGTAGCACAGGAAAGCCAAAG GGTGTATTGCATACAACGGGAGGCTATATGGTGTACTCTGCAACAACATTTAAGCACGCATTTGATTACAAGCCATCAGATATATACTG GTGCACTGCAGACTGTGGGTGGATTACTGGGCATAGTTATGTGACATATGGTCCTCTCCTGAATGGAGCCACAGTTCTTGTTTACGAAGGG GCTCCAAACTATCCTGATCCTGGTCGTTGTTGGGACGTTGTTGACAAATACGGGGTGACGATATTTTATACTGCACCAACACTTATTCGTGCACTCATGCGTGATGGTACCGAG TATGTTACTCGGTATTCTCGTAAATCTCTTCGAGTTCTAGGAAGCGTAGGCGAGCCAATCAATCCCACTGCTTGGAG ATGGTTCTATGATATTATTGGTGATGCAAGATGCCCAATATCAGACACTTGGTGGCAGACTGAAACTGGTGGTTTTATG ATCACTCCTTTACCTGGCGCTTGGCCTCTGAAACCCGGATCTGCGACATTTCCTTTCTTCGGTGTACAG CCAGTAATAGTAGATGAGAAAGGGAAGGAAATGGAAGGAGAATGCAGCGGATACCTTTGCATAAAGAAGTCATGGCCTGGGGCTTTCCGGACACTTTATGGAGACAAGGACAGATATGAAACCACATACTTCAAGCCATTTGCTGGCTATTACTTCTCCGGTGATGGTTGCAGCAG GGACAAAGATGGATACCATTTTCTGACTGGACGGGTTGACGATGTTATCAATGTCAG CGGCCACCGGATTGGGACAGCAGAGGTTGAGTCTGCTCTGGTTTCACATCCAAAATGCGCCGAGGCCGCTGTTGTTGGAATTGACCATGAG GTTAAAGGCCAGGGAATTTACGCTTTCGTGACATTGGTGGACGGTGTTCCTTACAGCGATGAGCTACGGAAAAGCCTCGTTATGACTGTTCGCAGCCAG ATTGGGGCGTTCGCGGCGCCGGACAAGATCCACTGGGCGCCGGGGCTCCCGAAGACGCGGAGCGGCAAGATCATGCGGAGGATCCTGCGGAAGATCGCGTCCAGGCAGCTGGACGAGCTCGGCGACACCAGCACGCTCGCCGAACCAGGCGTCGTCGACCAGCTCATCGCGCTCGCCGATAGCTAG